The sequence GCAATCAATCACTGATAAACCCACAACCAACTTGAGTCAGGCAATAGGCATCGATTTAGGCGGAACCCGGATCAAAGGTGTCCTGATCGACCCGGCTACGGGCGCGGTCATCCATCAATTGGTTACCCCAACCGGTGACGAAAATGGGGCAAACTGGCAGTCGGCCGTCGCCGAAACCGCACAGGCGCTGACCCGCCAGGCAACCGAGCCTATTCAGGGCATTGGCCTGTCGGCACCGGGCCTGCCCACGCCCGACAACCGGGCCATTGCCTGCATGCCGGGTCGCCTTCAGGGGCTGGAAGGGCTCGACTGGTCGGCCTATCTGGGTAGGCCCGTCCGGGTACTCAACGATGCCCACGCCGCCCTGATGGCCGAAGCCCGCTTTGGGGCACTGGCAGGCAGTCAGCACGGGCTGATGCTGACCCTCGGAACGGGCGTCGGGGGCGGGCTACTACTCAACGGACAGCTCTACCAGGGTTTCTACCAGATGGCGGGGCATCTGGGCCACATCACCGTCAACGCCGATAGCAGCCAACCCGACATTACCAACGTACCCGGCAGTCTGGAAGATGCCATCGGCAACGTGACGGTTGGCAGACGCTCGTTTGGCCGCTACCACAGCACCCACGAGCTGGTGGCCGGGTATCAGCAGGGCGAACCGCTGGCAGCACTCGTCTGGCTGACGTCCATTCGCCATCTGGCCGTAGCAATTGCCTCACTGGCCAATGCGTTTTCGCCCGAAGTGGTGGTACTGGGCGGCGGCATCATGCAGGCCGACACGGCCCTGCTGACACCGCTCGAAACCTTTATAGACTTATTTGAATGGCGACCCGCCGGTAAAAAAACGATCATCCGAAAAGCCCACTTCGACGATTGGTCCGGTGCCATCGGTGCGGCTGCTTTTCTACCCCACGAACAAACCATATGAACCCTACAATCGAGTACATTAACCGCTCCCGCGCCCTGCTGACGACCATCGAACAGCAGGCCGACGCCATTCAGCAAGCCGCTCAGTGGTTCAGTCAGACCATCCTGGCCGGGCGCATGGTGCACCTCTTCGGCAGCGGCCACAGCCGGATCATGGTGGAAGAAATGTGGCCGCGCTATGGCTCGTTCCCCGGTTTCAACCCCATCGTCGAGCTGTCGCTTTCGTTCCATAACCTCGTGGTCGGGGCCAACGGACAGCGGCAGGCCATGTTCCTGGAGAACGTACCTGGCCTCGCCGACCGCATTCTGCGCAACTTCGATCTCTCAGAACAGGACAGCGCGCTGGTCATCTCGTCGAGCGGCTGCAACGTGGTGCCGATCGAAATGGCTGAGCTGTTTCAGCAGCGCGGCATTCGGGTGGTAGCGCTCATCACCAAAGAACATGCCGAAGCCAGCACCAGCAAACGGCAGGACGGCAAAAAACTGAGCGACTTCGCCGACCTCATCCTCGATACGGGCGCTCCCGTTGGCGACGCCATGCTGACGATTCCGGGGCTGGATACGCCCGTGGCACCTGGTTCGACGGTTGGCGGTGCCGTGCTGGTCAACTGCATCAAGGCCGAAGTAGCCCGACTGTTGACCGAAGCCGGACATCCTCCTACCGTACTGTCGGCGGGGAATGTCGTTGGCACGGAACGGGCCGTATCCCTCTTCGAGAGCGCCTACGATGAACACGCCCACCGGCTGGCCAAACTGTATGAACGCGTGGGTGTGCCCTCGTATGTAAGTGAGTCAACCGAGAGCGTCAGTCAGCAGCAACCATGATGGATCGCCGTCAATTTCTGGGAACGGCGGCGGGTTCGCTGGCCCTTGCTCAGCACGCGTCGTTTGCCGACGTACCCGCGCCGACTCGCAAACCGGTGCTGGGTGCGCATGTGTGGGTATTCTCTTCCGAACTGCCGAATTACGACTGCTTCCCGGTCATCGATCAGGTGTTTGCCGACATCAGCTACGCTGGTTTCGAGGCCGTTGAACTGATGCACGTAGCCCTGGAACATCCTGATTCTGTTGCCAAAATCGGCGACCTGATTGGGCGAACGGGCGTATCGCTGATGGGTGCCTCGCTTGGGCAGCCCATGTGGGACAAAAGCAAACAGGCCGAAAACGTCGACAAAGCGGGCAGGGTCATCGAACGCATTGCTCAGTTGAAAGGCCGGGTGCTCGGTCTATCCTTGGGCGATGCCCGCCGCAAAAAGACGCCCGACGAGTTCGACGTACAGGCCGATACGCTGCAAAAAATTCAGGCTATTTGTGCCCAGTACAAGGTGGTGCCTAACCTGCACAACCACACTTACGAAGTTGCCGATGGCCTGTTCGACCTTCAGAATACGCTGCAACGTGTGCCCGATAGCAAGCTGGGGCCGGACCTCGACTGGCTGTTTCAGGCCAAAGTCGACGTACCTACGTTCCTGAAAACCTACGCCGATAAACTGGTCTACATGCACCTCCGCGACCACCGCTGGACGGGCGTCTGGTCGGAAGCTCTGGGCGAGGGCATCATGGATTGGGGCGGCATTGCCCGTCAGCTCAAACAGCTTGGCTACGCGGGTGACCTCACCGTTGAGCTGGCTTTTCCGGCCGGTTTCAAACCGACCCGACCCATTCGTGAGAGTCTGAAGATGAGCCGGGCCGTGATAAAAAAGAACTTCGGCATTTAGTATGGCTTCGCTACTCAATCATCAATTGGTGCCGCTGCTGGCCGAGGTCGATATACTGGTTATCGGCGCGGGGTCGGCGGGTTGCGTGGCGGCGCTCGCGGCAGCCGGGCAAGGCACAGGGTTGTCGGTGATGCTGGTGGAACGTTACGGCTTTCCGGGCGGCACCTCCACCCAGATGCTCGACACGTTCTACGGCTTTTTTACCCCCGGCAACGTACCCCGAAAAATCGTGGGCGGCTGGCCTGATCGGGTCGTCGATGCACTCGACCGGACCGGCGATATCTTCCTGCGCCCGAACACCTACGGGGCCGGTACCGGTGTGAACTACAACCCCGAACGCCTGAAACTCGTCTGGGACCAACTCATTCAGCAGCAGGGTATTCGGTACCTGCTCCACACGACGCTCATCGACGTGGCCCTCGAAAGCGACCGGTATATCTGTGTCTTCTGGAATAAAGGCGGTATGCATAAAGTACTGGCCCGCCGGGTGATCGACGCCTCGGGCGATGCTGATTTCTGCCATCTGGCGGGCTTTGCCTATGAACTGGCCGGTGAACACGAACCCGCCCAGAGTATGACGACCACCTTCCGAATGAGCAATGTCGAGCTGGACGAGTACGAACAGGCGGGCGGGAAGAAGATGCTGGCGCGCCGGATGCAGGAGGCCGTGACGACCGGGCGGCATCCGCTCCCCCGGAAAGAAGGGTCGGCCCACGAGATGAACGCCCAAAAGTGTATCTCGACGGTGGCCGTGAAAGTGGCGGGGCTGTCGGCGCTCAACGCCGAGGAGCTGACCAAAGCCGAAGTCGAAGGACGGCGGCAGGCGTTTGTTTACGAAGCGTTCTTTCGGAGTGAAGTGCCTGGTTTTGCGCAGTCGAACATCATCGGGCTATCGCACCAGATCGGCGTTCGCGAAACCCGGCGCGTCTATGGCGAGCATCGCCTGACCAAAGACGAATGCCTGGCGGGACGGCTCCCCGACGACCGTATTTTTCTGTGCGGCGCCCCAATCGAAGACCACCGGCAGGGGGCCGACGGGCAGGATGAAACCTACTGGGAATACATTCCGGGGCCGGGCGTGTACGGTGTTCCCTACGGCACCATCGTACCCAAAGGAAGCCAGACGGTCTGGGTCGTTGGACGCTGTTTTTCGGCCACCCACGATGCCCACGCGTCGTGCCGGTCGATGGCGCAAACCATGTCGATGGGGCAGGCGGCCGGGCTGGCAGCGGTGCAATCCATTCAGCAAGACGAAGCAGCCAACACATTAACTGTTAGTCAGTTGCAGCAGACGCTTCGCACGCTTGGGGCGGTGCTGGACGTACCTGATGCCGTAGCCGATAACTCGCGGCATGGCTGGAAAAACAACGTACCTGAGTGGCTGAAAAGCCACTCGTAAACCGCCTGCCTATGTCGTTTATCCGAACCGTTTTGGGTGATATTCCCCCCGCTCAGGCAGGCATCACCTACGCGCACGAGCATATCGTCATTGAGGAGAGCTTTCCCACGCTGGCGAACCCGGATTTCCGGCTCAACAACGTCGATAAGATTGCGGCGGAACTGACCGAGGTCTATCAGGCGGGCGGGCGAACGATGGTCGATACTATGCCCGCCAATTGCGGACGAAACGTGCTGAAACTGGCCGAGGTGTCGCGCCGGTCGGGCATTCAGATCGTGGTGCCCACGGGTATTCACCTGGAGCAGTATTACCCGGCGAGCCACTGGCGCTATCAGTACTCGGAAGATCAGTTGACCCGGCTGTTTATCGCCGACGTGGAAGAAGGTATCGACCGCTACGACTACAATGGCCCTTTGGTTGACCGGACCGGGCACAAAGCGGGTATGATCAAACTGGCCACCGGCGATGACCCGATCACGGCGCATCAGGCGCTGATCTTCCGGGCCGTCGTAAACACCCATCGGGCCACGGGCGTACCCATTCTCACGCACACCAATGCAGGCCTGCACGCGCTGGCTCAGGCCGAACGGTTCGCCGAGCTCGGGGCCGACCTCCGCCACGTGGTCATCTCGCACGTCGACCGGCACAAAGACATTGGCTATCACCGCGCGGTATTGCAAACCGGCGTTCGGGTCGAGTTCGATAGTGCGTTCCGCTGGAAAGCGGGCGAACCAAACTGGACCTACACGCTGCTGGAAACGCTGCTCCCCAACTTTCCCGATCAGATCACCGCCGGGATGGATGCCGCCCGAAATACCTACTGGCGTTCGTACGGCGGCGCACCCGGACTAACGTACCTGATGACCACCTTCCGCGACGAACTTACCCGCCGTGGACTGGAAAGCTACTGGCATCGCCTGATGGTCGACAACCCAACGGCGCTGTACACCTTCTGCCAACCGCACTGATTTTTTGCCCTCATCTCTTACCTAAACCATGCAATCAAGACGACAATTTCTTCGCCAATTGGGCGGTACGACGGCGTTGCTGGCAGGCAGCGAAACGCTGGCCAATGCCGCATCGCGGGGGCTGTACGCTGGCTCCACTCACCTGCTGACGCCCCTTGCCCCGCGTTCGGCTGCCGACACGATCAACATCGGCCTCATCGGTGCGGGTATCATCGGGCACTACGACCTGAACTGCATCCTGAAAGTGCCGGGTACGAAGGTGGTGGCCGTGGCCGATCTCTACCAGCCGCGTCTTGTCCGGGCCAAAGAGGTATGGGGCAACGACCTATTTACGACCCGCGATTACCGGGAAGTGCTGGCCCGCAAAGACGTCGATGCCGTACTGATCTGTGTACCCGACCATTGGCACGACCGGATCTCGATCGACGCACTCCGGGCCGGTAAGCACGTTTACTGCGAAAAGCCGATGGTTCACCATATCGACGAAGGAAAGGCGGTGATCGATGCGCACAAAAAATCGGGAAAGGTCTTCCAGGTAGGCAGTCAACGGGCGAGTAGTGCGGCTGTTCTGGAAGCGAAGAAGCGCTACGAAGCCGGTGATATTGGCGAACTGACGTCGGTAGAGACGTTTCTGGACCGGACCGATGCGCTGGGTGCCTGGCAATATACGATGCCGCCCAACCTCGACCCGAAGGATGTAGATTGGGACCGGTTTCTGGGCGATGCGCCGAAGCGCCCCTTTCAGGCCGAACGGTTCTTCCGCTGGCGCAACTATACCGACTATGGCACCGGCGTGGCGGGCGACCTCTTCGTCCACCTCATCACCGGCCTGCACACCATTACGGGCTCGCAGGGGCCAACCCGCATTTTCGCGCTGGGCGACCTGAACTTCTGGAAAGACGGCCGCGACGCCTACGATCTGGTCACGGCCATCATGGACTACCCCAAGACCGACAAAAATCCGTCGTTCCAGTTTACCACGCGGGTCAATCTGGCCACCGGGGCGGGGGGCGACATTCATACGCGGCTGGTGGGCACAGAGGGCGTGATCGACATTGGCTGGAACTCGTTCGTGATGAACCGGCTCAAGCGGCCCAACGCGCCCATGTACAGCACCGGCTACGATGCGCTCTTCACGTACCCAAAGGCGATGCAGGAGGAGTTCATCCGGCAATACGAGCAGAAATATCCGGCCGACCAGTTTTCCCGCACCATTAAAAACGAACCGGCCGTTGCTTTCAACACACCTGCCGGCTACGATGACCGGCTCGATCACATGATTGTTTTCGTCAACGCCATTCGCGCAAACGACCCGTCGATGATTACCGAAGACGCTGAGTTTGGGCTACGGGCGGCGGCACCTTCGCTGGCGGCCAATATGAGCGCCAAACAGCGAAACGTAATAAACTGGGACCCAGTCGCCATGAAACTGATCAAAACCACTTGATATGCAACAGATTGCCATGCTAGGCGGCGGCTTCATCGGCCGCTTCTACGCCGAATCGCTCCACGGTCAGCGCAGCCGCGACCGCGTCATTGCCATCTACGCCCGCCGCGAGGAAACCGCGCAGAAATTTGCCACTGACTACGGCTGCACCATCTGGTCGACCGATATGGAGGCGGTCATCGCCCATCCCGACGTGACGATGGTGTGCGTGGCCCTACCCAACAACCTGCACGCCATTGCCGTTGAACTGTGTGCCAAACACAAAAAGAACGTGGTTTGCACCAAACCGTTGGGCCGCACTGCCGAGGAAGCCCTGCACATGATGCAACTGGTAGAAGAGGCCGGAATTTTTGGTGGGTATCTGGAAGATCTGTGTTACTCGCCCAAGTTCCTGAAAGCCCTGGAAACCGTCAAGAATGGGGCACTGGGCCGAATCCTGTGGGCCAAATCCCGCGAGGCGCACCCTGGGCCGCACTCCAACTGGTTCTGGGACAAAGAGCAGGCGGGCGGCGGCTGCATGCTTGACCTAGGTTGCCACTGCGTGGAAATTGCCCGCAGCTTTATCGGTAAAGATGTTCGACCGGTCGAGGTCATGTGCTGGGCCGCCACGCAGGTGAAGCCCATCGATGCCGAAGACCACGCCATTGCGCTGGTCAAATACGAAAACGGCGCCATCGGTCAGTTCGAGGTGAGCTGGGTATTCCGGGGAGGCATGGACCTGCGCGACGAGGTCATGGGCACCGAAGGCACCATCTGGATCAACAACTTTCTGCGCACCGGCTTCGAAATGTACTCTTCGGGTAAAGGTGCAGACTATGTGGCCGAAAAAGCCGAAGCGAATTCGGGCTGGCTATTCCCGGTTGGTGATGAAGTGAACGACCTGGGCTACAACCACATGTTTACCGACATGTTCAGCGCCTGCGAGGAAGGCCGCGAACCCGCCGAAACGTTCTACGATGGGTACGTCGTCAACGCCATCCTCGACGCGGCCTATAAGTCGGCCGAAACGAAGCAGTGGGAGCCGGTGCAACTGCCCGTCTGGCGCGGACAGGAAGGCCTCACCCAGGAGAAAACCCTGACCGACTACGACGCCGACCATTACCTGATCAAGGAGGAAATTACGCACGATGGCCGTCATAAGCTGATTCTGAAGGAAAAAGCAGGCGGTAAGATCGTGGAAAGAGACCTGCCGGTCAGTTGAGACGCCCCCACAAATCGACGCCACAAAGCCGGGAAAAAAGCGGGCTGCGTCCGTTTGTCAGCTAAACCTCTTTACAACCGTACCTGATGCACCCCATCGCTCTACATGACCCGGCACCTGGCCTTACTGTCAGGCTGCGCTTACAGCTGACCGCCACCTGCGTTTTGCTTACTTCGTTGACTACCAGCTTATTGGCGCAGCCGACTGGTAAGCGCATCGACGAACAGGCTGCGGCGGCCAGGGTTGGGCATGATTCGTTGGGGGCCGAACGTACCCGCATCGAGGCCGAGTACCTGGCAAAGGCTACGGCCAACATCGAAAAATACCGGAAAGGCGACGCCCGTTTGTCGTTTGTCGATGCGACGGGTAAGCCCGTTCGGAATGTGCTGGTCACGGTGAATCAGGTATCGCAGGATTTCCTATTCGGCAATCTGGTCTTTGAACTGGGTGGTTTTGCGCCTAAAGAGCCCTACAAAGTCGACCTGTTCAAAGAGCGGTTCAAAGCCCTGTTTAATATGGCTGTTTTGCCGTTCTACTGGGGGCGCTACGAACCGACACCGGGTATGCCCGAGTGGCAGCGCAATCAGGACGCCCTCGACTGGTGCCTGGCCAATGGCATTACGACCAAAGGCCATACGCTGGGCTGGACATCTCCGTCCGGTACCCCAACATGGCTGTTGCAGCTTTCGCCCGAGGTAGCCACGGATGTGTATAAAGCCCGGATCATGAACAACGTGCTGGGTTTCAAAGGGAAGATCAATATCTGGGACGTAGTGAACGAGCCGGTCAACACCGTGCCCTGGGAAGTTGCCCTGAAAGACACCGCCAACACCAACGACTTCCGGTACAATGTCAACAACGTACCCGTCGAGGCCATTACACCCTGGGTCGAGCAGTCGTTTAAGTGGGCCTACGCAGCAAACCCCGACGGCAACTACATTCTGAACGAGTACTTTACGCTAGCCATTCCGAAGGTCAGGGAGCGCTTTTACCAGTTGCTGAAGGCCCTGAAGAGCCGAAATGCCCCCATCAGTGGCATTGGCATTCAGGGCCACGAACCGCGCGAAATGTGGTTCTCGCCGGTGGAAGTGTACAAGACCTTTGATCTCTATCAGGAATTTGGTCTGCCGATCCACATCACCGAGCTGATTCCGCAATCGTCGGGGAAGCCGATCAAAGGCTGGCGCACCGGCACCTGGACGGAAGAGGCCCAAGCCGAATTTGCCCGTCAGTTTTATACCCTGGCCTACGGTCACCCGGCCATTGCGTCGATCAACTGGTGGGGGTTGTCTGACCGGAGTATCTGGCTGAAGGGCGGCGGGTTGCTCGATGAGGCGTACAACCCCAAGCCCGTGTACAACGTGCTGATGAAGCTCATCAAAGACGAGTGGATGACAAAAAATGTCAAGCTGGTTTCGTCCAAAAAAGGCGAAACAACGTTTCGGGGTTTCTTTGGGAAGTACCAGTTACTCGTCACCAAACCCGACGGCAGTCAGCAAACGATTGACGTTCACCTGCGCGAAAAACCGGATAATCAGTGGACGTTCACCCTTTAACCTGCCCAACACCAATCAGCCTGCAACGTGCTGGGTGAAGGGGCGATCACTAAACCAACAGAAAGCATGGCAAAGTTGACGACGTACGACGCGATTGTGATTGGCTCGGGTATCAGCGGTGGCTGGGCGGCCAAAGAGTTGACCCAAAAGGGTTTACGCACGCTGGTGCTGGAGCGCGGCCGACCGGTCGAGCACGTCAAAGACTATCCAACTACGCTGTCGAGCCCCTGGGAGATGACCCACCGGGGCCGTTATCCGCTCGATGTGCTGGCTCAAAGTCCCACGCAGGCCAAAGTCAGCTACGCCTTCAACGAATATTCGGGACGGTTTTTTGTAAAAGATACCGACCACCCATACCAGCAAACCAAGCCTTTCGACTGGATTCGGGGGTATCAGGTGGGCGGTAAATCGCTGAGCTGGGCGCGGTGGACTCAGCGCTGGGCACCGTTCAACTTTGAAGATAACCTGAAAGACGGACACGGCGTCGACTGGCCCATTCGCTACGACGATCTGGCCCCCTGGTATAGCTACGTCGAAAAGTTTGCGGGTATCAGCGGGAATAAAGACGGGCTGTCGACGCTGCCCGATGGTGAGTTTCTGCCGCCCTTCGAGATGAATTGCATCGAGAAAAGCGTGCGCGACGCCTGGAAAAAGCAGTACGCCGCCCGCCACCTGATCATCAGCCGAACGGCCAACCTCAGCAAAGCCCAGCCCGTTCATCTGGCGCTGGGCCGGGCCGACTGCCAGTCGCGCAACTGGTGCGGACGCGGGTGTTTGTACGGCGCTTATTTCAGCAGTAACTCGGCGACCCTGCCCGCTGCCGCTAAAACCGGGAAGCTTACCATCCGCCCGTTCTCGATCGTTCACTCGATTATCTACGACGAGACAAAGGGCAAAGCAACGGGCGTCCGGGTGATCGATACCAACACGAAGGAGATGACCGAGTACTATGCCAAGGTTATTTTCGTCAATGCCGCTACGCTCAACTCCACGCTGATTCTGCTCAACTCCACCTCAAGCCGGTTTCCAAACGGGCTGGGCAACGATAGCGGCGCACTCGGCCACTACCTGATGGACCACAATTACCGGGGCCGGGTCAGTGGTGTTTACGAAGGCACCGACCTGAACGACAGCTATTATTACGGGCGACGCCCCACAGGTACGTATGTGCCCCGCTTTCGGAACGTACTGGCCGATACGCAGCGTGATTTCGTCAGGGGCTACGCCTATGCCTGCGGTGGCGGCCGAGCCGGTTGGGAACGGGGTGGTTGGACCGATGGCTTCGGTGCCGATTTCAAAGAGAAGCTGACGCAGCCGGGCGGCTGGTCATTTAGTATGACGGCGATGGGCGAAATGCTGCCCCGGTACGAAAACCACGTCAAGCTGAATACCGACAAAAAAGATCAGTGGGGCATGCCGACCCTCGACATCGACTGCGCCTGGGGCGAAAACGAAGACCGAATGACGCGCGATGCCATTGAGCAGGCCAAAGCGATGATGGAAGCGGCGGGCATCCGGGTTACGGTGGCTATCGACAACAAACAGCCGCCCGGCCTGGCGATCCACGAAATGGGCACCGCCCGCATGGGGCGCGACCCCAAAACGTCGGTGCTGAACAAGTGGAATCAGGTTCACGCGGTCAAGAATGTATTCGTTACCGACGGGGCGAGTATGGCGTCGTCGGCTTGCCAGAACCCCTCGCTGACCTATATGGCCCTGACGGCCCGCGCCGCCAATTATGCCGTTCGGCAACTCAAAGCAGGTACGTTGTAAGCGCTTATGACGATCAAATTTTTCGCGCCCGAGTGGGGCAACACCTTACCCTTTGCTACGTTCTGCCAAAACGTGAAAGCCGCTGGCTATGACGGGGTCGAGATGGCGCTGCCACTCGATCCGGCCAAAAAGCAGGCCGTGCTGGGTACGTTGCACGAGTACGGCCTCGAACTGATCGGACAGTACTGGCAATCGTTCGAGACGGATTTGGCCGAACACATGCGCAACTATGAAACATACCTGCGCAACCTGATCGAGGCCCGGCCCGTGCTGGTGAATTGCCAAACAGGCAAAGACTTTTTCAGCCCGGAACAGAACCGGCAATTGTTCGCGCTGGCCGCCCAAATCTCGGCCGAAACCGGCGTGAAGATCATCCACGAAACGCATCGAGGCAAATCACTCTTTGCCGCTCATGTCACACAGCACTTCCTGACCAGCCTCCCCGACCTGCGGCTCTGTCTGGATATATCGCACTGGTGTACGGTGCATGAATCGCTGCTCGCCGATCAGCCCGAAGCCGTGGCGCTGGCCATTGCCCATACCGACCACATTCACAGCCGGGTGGGGCATCCCGAAGGGCCACAGGTGAACGACCCGCGTGCCCCGGAATGGGAAACAACGCTCAACACGTACCTCGCCTGGTGGGATCGGGTCGTCGAACAGCATCGAGCGGCGGGCACGCAGTTGACGATCAACACCGAGTTTGGCCCCACGCCCTACATGCCCACGCAGCCCTATTCGCAGGAGCCGCTGGCCAGTCAGTGGGAGGTCAACGTCTTCATGCTGAACCTGTTGAAAGCCCGCTATGCCTGAGCCCGTTCAGCCGCGCTGAATGCCTTCGCTCTTTCGGTAGTCGACCGGCGAGACGCCCATCTGCTTTTTGAATAACCGCGAAAAGTAAAACGGATCGTCGATGCCTAGCTGCGAGGCCACTTCGTTGATGCGCAGGTTGCTGAAGTGGAGCAGTTGGCAGGCCTTCTGAATGCGCAGGTGGTTGAAGTATTCAATGGGTGCGTAGCCGGTATCCTGCTTGAATTTCCGGCAAAAAAACGAGGTCGATAAATGGACCGACTGGGCAATATTATCCAGTGTAACCGACCTCGACAGATTTTGCTGCATAAAAATAATGGCCTGGCTTGTGGGACTCGTGGGTACGTTGCTCGGTAACGCTTTCTGAAAATCGTCGGGCCGGATAAACGACGCCAAGAAAAAAGGCAGCGTCAGGTTGGCATACAGCAGGTTCGAGGTGCCGTAGCCCGACAGAAACGTATCAAAAATGCGGTCGAACAACCGGATGCGCTCGTCGGAATACGGCACCCGAATGGTGGGCTGCCCTTCGTTCCGGTGATCCAGCAGGGCGCTTATTGACTCCTGACACCGGCTCCCGCTAAAATGAAACCAGTAAATCGTCCACGGATTGGCCGCATCGGCCCCATACGAGTGGGCTACACCCGGTGCGATCAGCACCACTTCACCCGCCTGCACGATACGCCGCCCGGTGGGCAGTTGTAGCCACCCCTGCCCGTCGGTGCAATACAGCAGAATCACCTGCGAGATACCCACCGGCCGCTGGTAGTAGTGATGTAACGCTTTCGGATAAAAGCCCATGCGGGTGATAAACAGGCTGTTGACCAACGGCATGGTGCGGCATTTATCCACGGTCTGCTTCGGAACCTCGATAATTCGCTCACCGGCAAAACCCCGGCTTTTTCGCGCTAACGTACCCATTTGATGTGAGCTGTCTGTCAGAAGTATCAAAGATAAGATAGTCTATGCTTTGGCCAATATACTTCATCTGCTCAGCCTTGGAATAAGTGAGTTTTGTAAAACTAAAATGCAATTGACGGATACGTTCTTCCGGCCGTCGGTTACCAGCAGTTCCAGCCATGCAGACCCGTTTCCGCTTCGTATTTCTGCCTTGTCTAGTTTTCCTGTTGATGTTGGCGACAACGGGCTGGTCGCACCCGCCGGGCCACTCGACCAACCCGCCGTTTGCCACCTGGACGGCTACGGAACTGCGGCTGAGCAACGGGCTTGTGGAGCGAATCATCAAACTCCCTACGGCATCGTCAGGTACGTTCCTGACCACCACCTACAAGCCGGTAGCGGGCGAGTTCAGGTACTTCACCAAAACGAACGCCGATTTCCGGTTTGAACTCAACGACCGAGTCTACACGGGTTCCGACAACTGGAAACTGATCACCATTCGGCCGAGCACCGATGCCCGGCAGGGCGACGGGGCCGCCGTAACGCTACGAAGCCAGGACGGTAGCGCTGAGGTCACGCTCCAGTTTTTGCTTTACCCGGACCAGCCCGTCATTCGTAAAAGCCTGACGGTGAAGAACCTGAGCAGCGAGCCGGTTCGCCTCGAATCCGTTGACGTAGAGAAGTTTACGGTAACGCCCTATTACGCCACCACGTTTAGCTGGATCTGTCACGATTACGGCCGCCGCCGGTCGATTGGCCCGTACGATGGTAACTTCCAGGACGCCCTGCTGACGGTGCATAACAGCGATTGGGCGCAGGGCATCGTGGTGGGCAACGAGGCCGCCGGGGTGGTCAAACATACGTCGGTGTTCTGGGATGAACCCGCCATTATCAGTGGCCTGACGCACAAAACAGCCCGCTTCCCGTTTCGGAAATACCTCAAACAAGGCGAGTCATTCACTACGCCGCAGGTCTTCACGATCGTCTACAACAACCACAAAGAC comes from Fibrella aestuarina BUZ 2 and encodes:
- a CDS encoding endo-1,4-beta-xylanase, encoding MHPIALHDPAPGLTVRLRLQLTATCVLLTSLTTSLLAQPTGKRIDEQAAAARVGHDSLGAERTRIEAEYLAKATANIEKYRKGDARLSFVDATGKPVRNVLVTVNQVSQDFLFGNLVFELGGFAPKEPYKVDLFKERFKALFNMAVLPFYWGRYEPTPGMPEWQRNQDALDWCLANGITTKGHTLGWTSPSGTPTWLLQLSPEVATDVYKARIMNNVLGFKGKINIWDVVNEPVNTVPWEVALKDTANTNDFRYNVNNVPVEAITPWVEQSFKWAYAANPDGNYILNEYFTLAIPKVRERFYQLLKALKSRNAPISGIGIQGHEPREMWFSPVEVYKTFDLYQEFGLPIHITELIPQSSGKPIKGWRTGTWTEEAQAEFARQFYTLAYGHPAIASINWWGLSDRSIWLKGGGLLDEAYNPKPVYNVLMKLIKDEWMTKNVKLVSSKKGETTFRGFFGKYQLLVTKPDGSQQTIDVHLREKPDNQWTFTL
- a CDS encoding AraC family transcriptional regulator, yielding MGTLARKSRGFAGERIIEVPKQTVDKCRTMPLVNSLFITRMGFYPKALHHYYQRPVGISQVILLYCTDGQGWLQLPTGRRIVQAGEVVLIAPGVAHSYGADAANPWTIYWFHFSGSRCQESISALLDHRNEGQPTIRVPYSDERIRLFDRIFDTFLSGYGTSNLLYANLTLPFFLASFIRPDDFQKALPSNVPTSPTSQAIIFMQQNLSRSVTLDNIAQSVHLSTSFFCRKFKQDTGYAPIEYFNHLRIQKACQLLHFSNLRINEVASQLGIDDPFYFSRLFKKQMGVSPVDYRKSEGIQRG
- a CDS encoding GMC oxidoreductase; protein product: MAKLTTYDAIVIGSGISGGWAAKELTQKGLRTLVLERGRPVEHVKDYPTTLSSPWEMTHRGRYPLDVLAQSPTQAKVSYAFNEYSGRFFVKDTDHPYQQTKPFDWIRGYQVGGKSLSWARWTQRWAPFNFEDNLKDGHGVDWPIRYDDLAPWYSYVEKFAGISGNKDGLSTLPDGEFLPPFEMNCIEKSVRDAWKKQYAARHLIISRTANLSKAQPVHLALGRADCQSRNWCGRGCLYGAYFSSNSATLPAAAKTGKLTIRPFSIVHSIIYDETKGKATGVRVIDTNTKEMTEYYAKVIFVNAATLNSTLILLNSTSSRFPNGLGNDSGALGHYLMDHNYRGRVSGVYEGTDLNDSYYYGRRPTGTYVPRFRNVLADTQRDFVRGYAYACGGGRAGWERGGWTDGFGADFKEKLTQPGGWSFSMTAMGEMLPRYENHVKLNTDKKDQWGMPTLDIDCAWGENEDRMTRDAIEQAKAMMEAAGIRVTVAIDNKQPPGLAIHEMGTARMGRDPKTSVLNKWNQVHAVKNVFVTDGASMASSACQNPSLTYMALTARAANYAVRQLKAGTL
- a CDS encoding sugar phosphate isomerase/epimerase family protein, which produces MTIKFFAPEWGNTLPFATFCQNVKAAGYDGVEMALPLDPAKKQAVLGTLHEYGLELIGQYWQSFETDLAEHMRNYETYLRNLIEARPVLVNCQTGKDFFSPEQNRQLFALAAQISAETGVKIIHETHRGKSLFAAHVTQHFLTSLPDLRLCLDISHWCTVHESLLADQPEAVALAIAHTDHIHSRVGHPEGPQVNDPRAPEWETTLNTYLAWWDRVVEQHRAAGTQLTINTEFGPTPYMPTQPYSQEPLASQWEVNVFMLNLLKARYA
- a CDS encoding Gfo/Idh/MocA family protein, with the protein product MQQIAMLGGGFIGRFYAESLHGQRSRDRVIAIYARREETAQKFATDYGCTIWSTDMEAVIAHPDVTMVCVALPNNLHAIAVELCAKHKKNVVCTKPLGRTAEEALHMMQLVEEAGIFGGYLEDLCYSPKFLKALETVKNGALGRILWAKSREAHPGPHSNWFWDKEQAGGGCMLDLGCHCVEIARSFIGKDVRPVEVMCWAATQVKPIDAEDHAIALVKYENGAIGQFEVSWVFRGGMDLRDEVMGTEGTIWINNFLRTGFEMYSSGKGADYVAEKAEANSGWLFPVGDEVNDLGYNHMFTDMFSACEEGREPAETFYDGYVVNAILDAAYKSAETKQWEPVQLPVWRGQEGLTQEKTLTDYDADHYLIKEEITHDGRHKLILKEKAGGKIVERDLPVS